The genomic region GGACTCATGCACCGTATCACCCATTACAAACCATGCCTGGGGCTTATAGAAGTCGGCCCTGAGTGGCTTGTTAGTGTTATACATGGCCGGATAAACCCAATTGGGGTCAACGCAACGGAAGCCTTTTAGCGACCCTTGAGCTATTTTTCGCGGGTCCAGAAACAGAGGCTTTTCGTTTTCAATCTCATCAGCACCCACGTCGATAAAAATGTGCGCAACGCCATACTCAGAATCTTGCCTGACAGCCTGGTGAATGAGCCGTTTTACATCATATTTGGTGAGGGCCAAGTCCATTAGCTCAATGTCCGGGTCGCCCTCTTTAGTGCTTTTCACCTCAATCCAGTTACGCGTCATCTCATCAGCCATGATGGTGTGCATGTTTGCATACTCAACCTGCTGGGACATTGCAGCTAGGATGGGGTAGCCCCGAAACCCTGAATACTCATTGCCGATTGACATACCGTTAAGCACATCGTAAGGCGTGGCATCCATCGCCATCGCCACTTCTTTTTTTCCTTCTGGTATCACCCCGGGCAGCGGCTCGTAGCGCCTGAATTCGGCATATAGCTTTTCATCATTCGCTACAGAAGCGCTATCAATGTGCGCTTGAGTGATTTTTGCCACTTCCCGGCGAGGTGCCTGTGCGGCTTTACGTCTTGTCATTGAAGTATCTCGTCAGGAATATGGAATGGTTTGTGAACCGGTGCAAAGGCCATAATCAGTGAGTCGGCCATATTCGGCGAGGGTATGCCGCGCTTCTTCATGTCCTTTTTGCTCTCAACCTTAACTCGCCCGTTATTGTCGTAATCGACCCATGGGCGTGACAGTTCAGCCTTAAGGTATTCAAGCTGTTTAATGTCAGAGGAAAGGCTGATTAGCTGATCGTCGGTGAACTGTTTTACAAACTCGGTGTCTTTTGGGTTCGCCTCAAGGTGCTTAATGACGCGCCAGGTGTTGTAGAACCGGTCACGCACACCCCACCAGGCTTGAGCCTTGATGTTTGAGAACATGTCTTTGTTGGTCTTGCCGTCTGCGTATTTCGCATCAGGCTTAAACACTGACTCGCCGGCATTGAATCCGGTGGCAGGAATGCGACACACACGCTTCAGGTGAGCTTTAACACCCGCGCCTACACCGATAGAGTCGTAGACAATCTCACCAGCCCTAACCTCTTCTGCGTAGTTTTTAACGCGGTCAGCGGAAGTGATGACATCACCCTTATTCCACTGATTGCAGTCAAGCACGACAGAGCCGTGTGCCAGCGTGGTGGCATTACTGTCCTCACCTTCATCGGCAACGTCGAAGCCTACGCGCTTACGACCAGTTGGCTTAAAGCCGATTTTCAGGTGAGCATCAATTGCCGCAGCAATCCATGATGGTTTGATGATTGCCATGTCACTATCAGCGACTGGCTCGCCCTCCCATATGTGCAGATAAAGGTCATAATCCTTACGCTTGCACTCTTCCATCTCCAGGCGAAGAACGTCCGGGAACCATGGGTTCTCGCTGTAGTTGACCGTCAGCAGGCAGATATCATCAGGGGGCGCGATTACGAAGCGCTGGTGCGTGTCGTCGAGAATATTCTTCGGGTTGTAACTGACCCAAATTTCAGATCCGGGCTTACGAATTGTAGGTATCAGGATATCCCAGGATTCTTTGGTTACCGCCTCAGCCTCTTCCATCCAGCAGATGTCGATGCCTTCCAGCGATTTAATCTTGGTAGGGTTGTTCTTGATGCCGTAGAACATGAACTCGCTACCGGTAATCAGGTGCCGAATGCTGGCGCGTTGCACCTCAAACTCTGCCTGATACCCTTCGCGATTAATGGTGTCGTCCAGCAGGCGTATAACTGAGTCACTGATACTGTTTTGTAGCTCGCGGGCACAGAGAAAGCGATAAGCGCCCCGCCTGGCTATCTCAACCAGTAACCGGGCAATCGTCCAGCTCTTCCCTGACCCGCGACCACCTTTGCGACTTTGTAACGCGCAGGCTTAACGAATGGCTTAAATATCGGGTTAATTGCCGTCATCTTCGAATAGCTCACTGAGGGATTTGGTCAGGTTGATACCAATGGTGCCGCTGTGCTCAGTTTTAACGTTGTCTTTAAACGCCTGCACCGTCACATGCTTGCCAAGCAGTTCGAGGTTCTTAACCTTGTCAGGCCATTTAATCTTTTTGAGAAAGCCGGGGTCATCGCCTGACATCTCGGTTACATCCATTCCGGAGAGGGTTGTCCGCCATGTTTTTGGCCAGTCTTTAATTGGCTTCAGTTCGCCGTTAGGTAGGAGGATGTCCAGCACGTCCATCTGGTCTATTTCAACCAAGCGTTTGAGCACGTATGCGGCGTCTATGCCAACCTCTTCATTCCTCTCATCCTTCAACTCAGAGATGCGAGATTGAACCATGACATTTGATAACAGGCGACTTGCCTGCTCTTGGGCGGATTTAGCGCTGTAGCCCGCCCTGATAGCTGCCTGTGTGGCGTTTAAATCTTTCAGGTACTCACGGGCAAACAGCTCTTGTTTGTCGGTGAGCTTTGCCATTTTAAATCTCTTTCATCACTGTGCTGATTGAATACTCATTAATACCGGAGAGGCTGTATCCAGCCCTACAGTCAACGCCCTGATTCATGAAATGTAGGTGGATAAATCCATCAGCAATTTTCGGCACTCTGTATGCGTTAATGACAATCACTCCTTCCTTGCCAGACGCTCTGTGAGTTACCACCTCGAATCACTTTAAGTGATTGATTTTGCTCCAAAGGACTTTTATGTCCTCTGGCATCAAGTGCGTATACAAACCGCTTTACTGAAGAGCTACGGATAAACTTGCCTGGCTTTTGTGATTCCGTTGCCTCGCCATTGAGCACAGCAGCAGCGTGCAAGTCGTTGAGGCAATAGCGCCCTTCACTGTCCACACGAACTGATACGCCGTTTACGATCACTGTTGGATATGTCATTACGTATACCTTTTTAGAGATGAAGCCTGCCGAACAGGAAACCGGCCCGAAGAGACTCGCCAGTCATACCGGCGGCTTCCTCAGGCTTCATTCCTAAACAGGTTCTTCGGTGGGATGTTGCGCTTTCGGAGCGCTGGATTTACTGCATAAAAAAAGGCCGCCAACTGGCGACCTCTTGTGATACGAGCGTCTGTTCAGGCAGTAGTCGTTACAACCGGGCTTCTGCTGGTTCAGGCGCTTTGCTGTCAGCATCTTCGTCAACAGCTTCCGGCAAGTCGGTGATTTCCAGAGATGGCGCGTTTTCGCTCAGGTACTTTGCCAGTACCGCTGATTTCAGGTCGTTGTGCTTATTAACCAGTGCAACGATTTCAGCAGATGTCAGGGAGATATTCAGTGACATGGGTTTTCCTTATTTGGATTTAGCGACCAGTTTCTTTGACAGGGCAACAATTTCATCCCATTCGGATTCAACGTCATGACCGATATTGACCAGTAGCGTTTTCACCTGCTCCAGAACGCTGTCATCGGATGTGACAGTGGTCGTGGTGGTCCCCGTGGGTGCTGGCTGCGCGGTGGGTTATACTGTTACCGGTTCTGCGGCTGCTGTGTTATCAGTGATGGGTTCGCTCACTTTCGTGTCCTCATGCTTTGTGGTGAGCCATAGCCAGACTCGTTTGATGATGTTCATTTGGGTGCTCCGCAAACGCGGGTGAAGGTATCGTTGTGCGTGTTTATTTCCCTGACGGTTCGGATGTCCATCAGTTCAGAATCTTTGCCGTAGGTGTAGATGGGGCCGAACAGCGTGCAGCCTGAATCAGCTATTACAGTGGGGCTATTGTCTGTTGAAGGGTGACTGGCGCAACTTTGAACGAGCATCGCTATCACTGAGAGAAGAATTATTCGCCTGAACATCTTTCACCGCCTGAGTGTTTTGCTTCTGCTTTTCAGCGAGTGCGGCCACCTGAGCCGATTTAACCTCAGCAGCTTTCACATCAGCTTTCGCCTGTGTTTGTGTTGTGCCGATTTTTTTTCCGCCGATATACGCACTGGCGAGAGCGGCCACTACTGCCAGCCCGGCAAGAAAGTAATTCCACCAATCCATAATCAGGCTCATGGCTGTTGCTCCAGCTGGTCGCGCTGGTCTTTCAGTTTTGGTTGCCGTACGTACTGCGCCAGCACGGCCAGAACGACCAGCGTCGGGCTGATGAAACTGAGTATGTTAGGGGGAAGGATGCCTTTAATGTCCGGTGGCAAGACTGCCCAGGCGTGTAGCGCAGTATCCGGGAATGACTGAACGGTCGCACCGATTGCCGCCCCGACTGAAGCCAGCCACACTGACCAGGTGCGAAACAGCAGCCGGGTGTGAGCCACAAATTCCAGTGATGTGTATTTGCGTACCAGCAACAGAACAATCACCAGCGCCAGCGAAATCAGGACGAAAAAAAAGAGGCTCATATCAGCCCCTTGTAAGCGTCGTATGTCCCCTGCCTCATTACGTCAGCCTGCCGTCTGGCCCTCACGGGCGTTTGCTTTGCCCAAAGGCTGTCAAGCATTGCGTTTGCAGCATCCGTGAAATTTCCCGCCGCGATAAGGCCAAGGGTATTTTTGAATGCAGCCAGGCCAGATACGCCCAGCTGGTAAGCCATGCTCTTCAGTACATCTGCCCGTGCCGGGTTACACTGCTTCAGCGCTGCACTGATGACTTCATTTGCCTGCATCTTCGACGTGTAATCGTCCACAACTTCCTGTAACCAGAGGTCTGAAACCGCCCTGGAAATTGAGAACGTGTAGTTACTGATAGTGGCCCCTTTAGGACCAATCAGAAATCCAATCCCCACAGTCGGGAATCCTTCAGAGTCGATATAAGGATTTGAACGAAATCCTTCCTCAAAATTTAGTATCTGAATAATCTGGCTCATTTTTTATCATCCTCTGCTACTGCCTGTTTAACCGCATCAGCGGTCTTATCTGCCGTCTGGTCGGGCAGAACGTTTAGTTTCTGCTGCATTGCTGATACTTTGCCGGACAGTGCGTCCACCGTTTTATCGCGTCGGTTTGCAGCGTCCTGATAATCACGCCTGATCTCTTCGACGCGTTGATTGGAACGCTCACTGACGTAAACGAACATGATTGTCATCGCCACGCAGATCATGCTCAGGATCAGCATGAGAATACCGATGTAAATAGTTCGCCTCTGTAAGGCCTGGGTGTTTTTCATTTTCCGTCTCCGAGCTTGCCAATAAGCCCGTTCACTTCAGAACGGAAGCGCTCATCGAGATTTGCTCCTGACATTGCCAGCATCACGCGAAGTGCGTTTTTGATGACCTTCAAATCAGTCTCAAGAGCAGATATTCGAATGATGTTCTCGTCATGGCGGGCGCGCAGCTCGTCGTTTTGCTCACGGAGCAGCGCGTTATCAGATTTGAGCTGTGAAACCTGGTCTTTGTAACCAGTAATAATTTCGCCGGTGGCTTTATTACCAGTGACGATATTTGCTAACCCTGATACCAGTGGACGCCAGAAAAGCGCCACCGCGCCAGCGCCGAAAACAATCGCGCCGATACTGGTTATTAAGCTGTCATTCATGGGCCGTCTCCGGCAGTCCCGGCGATACCGGCTGTATGCCGTGTGAATAAAAAGCGCCGTCCCGACTACAGGAAAGAGGATTTGATAGTGAATCGGGAGGCGCAAAAGAAAAGGCCCACCGAAGTGAGCCTTGAAAATTGGTGGAAACCGCTGGAATCGAACCATCTACGCCAGTGTTCCAGTATTGGGTTGCGGCGGCCTTTCTGTCCTCAGTCTTTCAACCTCTCACCATATCGGGCAGTCTGTGATTCGACATTCAACACAAAAAAAAGCGCAATTAACGTCTCTATAGCGCCCGAAAGCACCCGCTAATTACTCTTGCCGTTGTGTAGAAACGAAAAAGCCCCAGCGGTTAGGCTGAGGCTTGCGATTCGGTAAGCATCATGACGTTGTTGTCACCCTTACCATGATATTCGGTTTTTTACGTACGTAAACTGTTTAATTGCGATTAATTAAACTTTTTACACCGTGTTCGCTGAGTTTATCCAGCATCAGCAGTCCTTCACTCTCCTGCTCTTGAAATTCGAGCATCTGGCATTTCATTTTCTCGATTAACGGCTCCATGTTTCCACGGCGTCTTACCACAGTCCGGATCACTTCTTTCTCGAAGTCATAGACTGCTGAGTTGAAGGCCGTCGTAATTTTCAGCATGCGGCGACATTCCTCGCCCAGCGCTGGCAGGTCGTTAACTGAGAATGGTTGCGGTGATGGTGTTGCCGTGGCTGCACGCAGACAGTGCCATACGCCATGGTTCCAAGCTTCTTTAAATTTCATGCCGTTAGTCATCAGCCAGATCAGACGGGTAAGATTAGCCATATCTTTTGGTGATAGCGGTTCAGAGGGGGCTGGTTTCTCATAACGTCCTGTCTTGCGGATCGCTGGAAGTACTTCGTTGAATACCCAATCCTGGAATTGTTTGGCTTCTGGTTTGTTGCTGCGGAAGATCACGCGGTAGAGGTTGGGTTCGTTGACGAATGATAATTGGCGATTTTGCCCGCCAGACCTGATATAGATTTTTTCTACACCAACCTTATCTAACTGTTTTGAGAGTAAATCATTAGAGTTTTTTATGCCAAGAATATCGCATACATCTTTGAGACAGAACCATGGTTCATTATTGATTATTTCAATGCGTACATCGTGAGATTCTTGGAAAGTGAAAGAGACTGGCTTGATAGCTGATGCGGTCATGATGACCTCCGTTACATTTTTAGTGATGACCACCAGTTAGTAGCTGGTGACCGGGTGTCAACTGGAGCATGTAACGTAGCTCCGGGCATATTCCCCTCGCGGGTATTGTATTACGCCTCTCCACCCGGCCTTTGTTCGGATGTGTTTATGCCATATTGCAGGCATAAAAAAGCCGCAAAGCTATCGGGTGCGGATGCCCGCGTTACATTTCCAGTAACGTCAGTATGCGATAGCTTTTGCGGGATTGTCAAACACAGCAGATGGATTGGGCGCTTAAGGTCATAAACATCACAACGAATGGCGGGATTTTACTCCCGCCTGTCGCTCTTACTTAGGTTCGTAATCCATGAAAGCAGCAACCTCCGTGTGGCCGGTTCGGATTCGAACCTCACAGAGGTCTTTCCTCGTTACCAGTATGACGGCTACTGCCGCCGCTATCACGATAGTGGCGATAAGTATCGCCGTTTGCTGTTTCATGGTTAGCTCCTTGCCTTTCGGCTGGTAAGAGGCTAACATCTGAATTGTGGGATTCATGCGTTGGCCTCGGTTGATTTAAACGTCAATCGGGGCTTTCGTCTTTCTGAACTCCTGCTTTCGCCTGAGACCAGAAAGCCTCAAGCACCCGTCCGAATAGTATAATTGTCACAGAGACTTATCAAGTTGCCACCTCCCGCCTGACGTATTTATCCATTTCGAGTTTTATTTCTAACGCCATGATGTAACCATCAATGACCCCTTCGGCATTCTGTAGCTTCTTGCCAATATGACCGTCAGAACAGTGATGCTCACTCGCCAGTTGCATAAACGTTTTCCCGAACACGTAATAATCAAACAGCAGGTTGTGCGCTACGGGATGCTTACTGAGCAGCCCTGCCATGATGTTAGAAATAATCACTCCGTCATCGTCGCAGCACTGGACACGGCTTTTGACCTTTGACGGAATGAGACCTGAGAAACCAGCCGCTACGGAAGGCCAGCAGACATCCTCCTGATTATCAGCCGCCCATGCCCCCCAACGCTCTAAAACCTGCTGAATGTCTCTCATCGCTTTTTCCTCTTTGGCTGCAAATCCCAGGATTGTCAGTGTGCTGACTGTATAACGGGGATGATCGGACGGAAGTGACTGAGGATTTTGGTTAGCCAGGTCACGATTTATTGCCTATGAACAGTAAGTAAATCAGCATAAGAGGCTATCCGGCCTTATTGCAGTCAGAGCTGCGGGCCACTATGAGATTCGAAGACTCACTCCTTATTCCTCCGGCGAGCTTTAGGTTCAGCGCCGCATTCAGGTTTAGTGAGAACTTCACGCAGCTGCACACCGTTACCGACTGCCCAGGCCGTTGAGTATTCGATAAGGCTGGTCATGCGCTTGATTCCCATTTTCGCGGTCGATTCCCGGATGTTGCAAAACTCACCCTCAAGTCCAGCAACAACTTCTGCCCCAAGACCGGTCGCTACTGCATGGCCGGAAACGAACAAAGTTTTCCATTGCACCAGATTTCGCGGCTTCTCCATCCACAGGCATTGCTTGGCCACGTCGCCACACAGCGCATGAAACATGCTGTTCTGAAGGAGTGAGCGGTCAAAGTCGGTAATGCGTACTGTGAGGGGGTGGTGGTCATTCAGGGGAAGTTTATTGATTGCTTCTATCAGGTTTCGTCGTACCTGCTCATTTCTGAGGAAGAACGTTTGTTTCTCCATCGATTACCTCTTTAAGTTGCCGGGTAATTGCCTGTAGCAAATCCTCAACAGCCCATACCGCACTGTCGGAAAATGCGTTTTTACCGCGTTCAATCCTCAGTACCGCCTGTTTGCAATTAGTGGCGTTAATGTAGGCATTACATATCTGATTGAAATCACGCTTTGAGATAGTTACGGTTTTAGACCTGAGAGGGATTATTTTGGCTGTCACTCATCCTCCTTAACGGATATACCTGCCTTTCTGATTAATCGGGCAACTTCAGTTTTCCAGATAGCCCATTCGCCACTATCATTTGGTGAGAACTGATCAAAATCATAGAGATCAATCACCAGTGAGGCTCTACTGGCCCTCCACGCTTCCCACTGCCTTTGCTTTAGCCTATTGATGGATATCAACCCCAACCCTTGAGCTTTCATTGCTTTCTGCCGGGGCTCAAACCAACACTCAAAAGCCTGCCGCTCCAGCTCATCGTTGGTCATGATCCACCCCCGCACTTAGTAGTTATCACATCGTCGTAATATGTGGCCTGGTGCTTGCCACTCCTCGCTGTATAACTGCTGCCTGTCTGGCCTGGGCAATTTGTGAAATAGATATTTCGCCCGCCATCCGCAAATCTGTACACGCTACAGCCATCCACAGTAAAAAGTTTGCCAACCTTAAAATCTGAGCCAACCATCTGCACTGACTCAGGGTCTTTATCGCAACCCGCCAGTAAAAAAGCAGCGATTAAAAATACTCGTCTCATCACTCCCTCCCCGCCCTGATCCAAAAAACAAGGGCCGCTATGGAAAGCAGCCCGTTCAGCAATTCTGTTGCGTAGATGTCCAACATCTCTCGCCCTCTCTTTCAGGCCATCGCAGCCATACAAATTCGTAAACGAACTGAATGAACCCCTCGAAGAATTTTTGCCATTGACTTTGGTTAAAGCCAGTTGCCTCATCGACCATGACTTCAATGGGTGATTTACGGGATGGTGGACGGTGAATACCGGATAGTCTTTCGAACTGCTGGATAAACTCTTCCTCATCCAGGCACATGTTTACCACAGCGGAAAAGCGAGAATTTGCTATGTACTCCAGAAGGTATTTATTCACCGAATGAATCCCCATCCAAATTTGACGATTACCACTGGTGCCAGACCGATTAATAGCCATGTCAACACAAGTGAAAATATCATTCCAAAGGGGTCCAATCCCTCGTTGACTTTTTTGACAATGATTTTGAACAGAAATAAGAACCACGCCAGCATCCAGACGGTACCAATTATTTTGGCGATTAGCATTTCACACCAACCCTACCGCTTTGCGGCGTTTGTATTCGGCATATAGCCACTGTGCCGGAGTAACCGATCCGAGAACGCGGGCATCAGGCATCCAGCGCATCTTCAAATCATCACCCGTTGGCTGGTCATTTATCGGCATCACATCCCGCTTCACTTCCAGACTTGCAACCGGGTCAGGAATGCCCTGCCCAGAGGAAACCTTCTTCGACCATTCGTCCAGTTGTTTAGCGGCGTACTTCTCGACTTCGGCCTCACTGAGCTGGCGCTGATACATGGCGCGGCGTGTGTCGCAGACAATCCAGTACATAACCGGTTTCGACCAGGGGAACCGTTCCGCGCCGCCAGTGTGCAAGCCCTTCTCTCTGTTGTAGCGGTGAAACTCCTGCATGACCTCCTGGACTGTGACGCCGAGAATTACTGAGCTGTCTTTGCACCAGCTGATGAACTTTCCCGGCGACGGCCAGAAGTCGGAATTACTCGCTCTGGCATGCCGGACACCTGCGGAAAGCTGCTCTCTGGTTTTGATGCCGTTCTCGGCGAACGCTGCTATCCACTGGCGTTTGGTGGTTTTCTCGGCCTCCTCGCCCCTCAGGCTTGTGCTGACTGATGCCGGGAATATTTGCTTCAGCTGCCTGAAAAGCGCGTCTACCAGCTGTTCAACTTCACTGCTGATGACTTTCTCTGTCTCATAACGACCGCCAGCCATACGAGCCATAGCGGAGCCATCACGATTGTTAATCGCTTCTACGAGTTGCAGGCTCATATGAAATCCTCCCAGCCCTCACGGCTAT from Erwinia tracheiphila harbors:
- a CDS encoding terminase small subunit produces the protein MAKLTDKQELFAREYLKDLNATQAAIRAGYSAKSAQEQASRLLSNVMVQSRISELKDERNEEVGIDAAYVLKRLVEIDQMDVLDILLPNGELKPIKDWPKTWRTTLSGMDVTEMSGDDPGFLKKIKWPDKVKNLELLGKHVTVQAFKDNVKTEHSGTIGINLTKSLSELFEDDGN
- a CDS encoding DUF7940 domain-containing protein is translated as MSLFFFVLISLALVIVLLLVRKYTSLEFVAHTRLLFRTWSVWLASVGAAIGATVQSFPDTALHAWAVLPPDIKGILPPNILSFISPTLVVLAVLAQYVRQPKLKDQRDQLEQQP
- a CDS encoding glycoside hydrolase family protein; translated protein: MSQIIQILNFEEGFRSNPYIDSEGFPTVGIGFLIGPKGATISNYTFSISRAVSDLWLQEVVDDYTSKMQANEVISAALKQCNPARADVLKSMAYQLGVSGLAAFKNTLGLIAAGNFTDAANAMLDSLWAKQTPVRARRQADVMRQGTYDAYKGLI
- a CDS encoding BRO-N domain-containing protein, with product MTASAIKPVSFTFQESHDVRIEIINNEPWFCLKDVCDILGIKNSNDLLSKQLDKVGVEKIYIRSGGQNRQLSFVNEPNLYRVIFRSNKPEAKQFQDWVFNEVLPAIRKTGRYEKPAPSEPLSPKDMANLTRLIWLMTNGMKFKEAWNHGVWHCLRAATATPSPQPFSVNDLPALGEECRRMLKITTAFNSAVYDFEKEVIRTVVRRRGNMEPLIEKMKCQMLEFQEQESEGLLMLDKLSEHGVKSLINRN
- a CDS encoding Hok/Gef family protein; translation: MKQQTAILIATIVIAAAVAVILVTRKDLCEVRIRTGHTEVAAFMDYEPK
- a CDS encoding antiterminator Q family protein — translated: MRDIQQVLERWGAWAADNQEDVCWPSVAAGFSGLIPSKVKSRVQCCDDDGVIISNIMAGLLSKHPVAHNLLFDYYVFGKTFMQLASEHHCSDGHIGKKLQNAEGVIDGYIMALEIKLEMDKYVRREVAT
- a CDS encoding recombination protein NinB encodes the protein MEKQTFFLRNEQVRRNLIEAINKLPLNDHHPLTVRITDFDRSLLQNSMFHALCGDVAKQCLWMEKPRNLVQWKTLFVSGHAVATGLGAEVVAGLEGEFCNIRESTAKMGIKRMTSLIEYSTAWAVGNGVQLREVLTKPECGAEPKARRRNKE
- a CDS encoding replication protein P; this translates as MSLQLVEAINNRDGSAMARMAGGRYETEKVISSEVEQLVDALFRQLKQIFPASVSTSLRGEEAEKTTKRQWIAAFAENGIKTREQLSAGVRHARASNSDFWPSPGKFISWCKDSSVILGVTVQEVMQEFHRYNREKGLHTGGAERFPWSKPVMYWIVCDTRRAMYQRQLSEAEVEKYAAKQLDEWSKKVSSGQGIPDPVASLEVKRDVMPINDQPTGDDLKMRWMPDARVLGSVTPAQWLYAEYKRRKAVGLV